In Chelmon rostratus isolate fCheRos1 chromosome 9, fCheRos1.pri, whole genome shotgun sequence, the following proteins share a genomic window:
- the leprotl1 gene encoding leptin receptor overlapping transcript-like 1 — protein sequence MAGIKALISLSFGGAIGLMFLMLGCALPVYDKYWPLFLLFFYILSPIPYCISRRVVDDTDSASNACKELAIFLTTGIVISAFGLPIVFARADVIAWGACALVLTGNVVIFGTILGFFLVFGSNDDFSWQQW from the exons ATGGCTGGGATTAAAG CTCTCATCAGCCTGTCCTTTGGAGGGGCCATTGGCCTCATGTTCCTCATGCTCGGATGTGCCCTCCCTGTGTACGA caaatACTGGCctttgttcctcctcttcttttacATCCTCTCTCCCATCCCTTACTGCATCTCGCGGAGGGTGGTCGACGACACAGACTCGGCCAGTAACGCCTGCAAAGAGCTGGCCATCTTCCTCACGACGGGCATCGTCATTTCAGCCTTCGGCCTGCCCATCGTCTTCGCAAGAGCTGATGTA ATCGCCTGGGGGGCGTGTGCGCTCGTGCTAACGGGTAACGTAGTCATCTTCGGGACCATCCTGGGCTTCTTCCTGGTCTTTGGATCCAACGACGACTTCAGTTGGCAGCAGTggtaa